The following proteins are encoded in a genomic region of Maribacter hydrothermalis:
- a CDS encoding bifunctional GNAT family N-acetyltransferase/carbon-nitrogen hydrolase family protein: protein MKIDEIENIELKFLDLDDYQELKTAMISAYANMPGSYWKEEHIKSLIDKFPEGQVVIKINGQIAGVALSIIVDYDTFDDNHTYEQITGKYSFDTHNNAGDVLYGIEVFIKPSFRGLRLGRRLYDYRKELCEKLNLKSIVFGGRMPNYHSHAAELSPKEYIARVRRKEIHDPVLNFQISNDFHPAKVMKGYLDGDKASQDFAILMEWDNIYYQKPSIKAATKKSIVRLGLIQWQMRPYKDLEELLQQAEFFIDSVSGYRSDFALFPEFFNAPLMAGNNHMSTANAIRELAKHTQAIVQKFSEFSISYNINIISGSMPEMIDGRLYNVGYLCRRDGSVERYEKLHVTPDEAKIWGMQGGTQLKTFDTDCGRIGVLICYDSEFPELSRLLADEGMDILFVPFLTDTQNGYSRVRHCAQARAIENECYVAIAGSVGNLPNVQNMDIQFAQSMVFTPCDFSFPTNGIKAEATPNTEMILIADVDIDLLRELNQFGAVRNLKDRRTDLFELKKK from the coding sequence ATGAAAATTGATGAAATTGAGAATATTGAATTAAAGTTTTTAGATCTTGATGATTATCAAGAATTAAAAACGGCAATGATTTCTGCTTATGCCAATATGCCTGGGTCTTATTGGAAAGAAGAGCATATAAAATCTTTAATCGATAAATTTCCAGAGGGTCAAGTAGTTATTAAAATCAATGGACAAATAGCGGGTGTGGCCTTGTCTATAATTGTGGATTATGATACATTCGATGATAATCATACCTACGAGCAAATAACAGGTAAGTATTCTTTTGATACCCATAATAATGCAGGCGATGTACTTTACGGCATAGAGGTTTTTATAAAGCCAAGTTTTAGAGGTTTACGTTTAGGAAGACGTTTGTACGATTATAGAAAGGAACTTTGCGAGAAACTAAACTTAAAAAGTATTGTATTTGGTGGTCGTATGCCAAACTATCATTCTCACGCTGCTGAGCTGTCTCCAAAAGAATATATTGCTAGGGTTCGTCGTAAAGAAATTCATGATCCAGTATTAAACTTTCAAATTAGTAATGATTTTCATCCTGCTAAGGTAATGAAGGGTTATTTGGATGGTGATAAGGCATCGCAGGACTTTGCTATTTTAATGGAATGGGATAATATCTATTATCAAAAGCCATCAATAAAGGCTGCTACCAAAAAATCAATTGTTCGCTTAGGGTTGATTCAATGGCAAATGCGCCCTTACAAAGATTTGGAAGAGCTTTTACAGCAAGCGGAATTTTTTATAGATTCTGTTTCTGGTTACAGGTCAGATTTTGCGCTGTTTCCAGAATTTTTTAATGCACCCTTAATGGCAGGTAACAATCATATGTCCACAGCCAATGCCATTAGGGAACTGGCCAAACATACGCAAGCCATAGTTCAGAAATTCTCTGAATTTTCCATTTCTTATAACATTAACATTATTTCTGGAAGTATGCCTGAAATGATAGATGGCCGTCTTTATAATGTAGGTTATCTATGTAGACGCGATGGTAGTGTGGAACGTTATGAAAAACTGCATGTAACTCCAGATGAGGCAAAGATTTGGGGAATGCAAGGTGGTACCCAGTTAAAAACTTTCGATACGGATTGTGGCAGAATAGGGGTTTTAATTTGCTATGATTCTGAATTTCCTGAACTAAGTAGGTTATTAGCAGATGAAGGCATGGATATTTTGTTTGTTCCATTCCTGACCGATACCCAAAACGGATATTCACGTGTGCGCCATTGCGCTCAAGCACGTGCAATTGAAAATGAATGCTACGTTGCTATCGCCGGTAGTGTGGGCAACTTGCCAAATGTTCAGAACATGGATATACAGTTTGCTCAATCTATGGTGTTTACACCATGTGACTTCTCTTTTCCTACAAACGGTATCAAGGCGGAAGCTACCCCAAATACAGAAATGATTTTAATCGCAGATGTAGATATAGACTTATTGCGAGAGCTTAATCAATTTGGCGCGGTACGCAATTTAAAGGATAGAAGAACAGATTTATTTGAGTTAAAAAAGAAATAA
- the rimK gene encoding 30S ribosomal protein S6--L-glutamate ligase, translating to MDNLQIIGSEEWCVFKELGIPAIKARVDSGAKTSSIQATNLKVINKGGQEWVKFEVSPLQENRSIAIECQARLVTRRMVKSSSGISEERFVIKTPVTMGDATFDIELTLANRDTMEFRMLLGREALNDRFIVNPAVTCQLNSIDEIEINKKYAPYFKEKTGLKIALLASNPLLYSNKRLMEAAEARGHEIVFLNVEQVYMKLDAHSPEIRYRGGSILKDFDAVIPRIKPAVTFYGCALIRQFKNLGAYCQNSAEAISQSRDKLFASQLFSNNDIHIPITGFAKSPMDTKDLIKMVNGAPLIIKLLESTQGKGVVLAETNKAAESVINAFKSVNTNILVQEFIKEANGQDIRCFVVNGKVVASMQRQAQKGEFRANIHQGGIASIIKITPEEKKLALKAAKVLNLAVAGVDIIRSNKGPLLLEVNSSPGLEGIENATGKDIANAMIMAIEKRLKFQ from the coding sequence TTGGACAATTTACAGATAATAGGTAGCGAAGAGTGGTGCGTTTTTAAAGAACTAGGAATACCGGCTATTAAAGCAAGGGTGGATTCTGGTGCTAAAACATCATCCATACAGGCAACCAATTTAAAAGTTATAAATAAAGGAGGGCAAGAGTGGGTGAAATTTGAAGTAAGCCCATTGCAAGAAAATAGAAGTATTGCCATAGAATGTCAGGCAAGATTGGTTACTCGTAGAATGGTTAAAAGTTCGTCGGGTATCTCAGAAGAACGGTTTGTTATTAAAACACCTGTTACTATGGGTGATGCTACTTTTGATATTGAACTTACACTTGCAAACAGAGATACGATGGAGTTTCGTATGCTGCTAGGAAGAGAAGCGCTCAATGATCGTTTTATTGTAAACCCAGCGGTTACATGTCAATTGAATTCAATTGATGAAATTGAAATCAATAAAAAGTACGCTCCGTATTTTAAAGAAAAAACAGGATTAAAAATTGCTTTGCTTGCTAGTAATCCATTGCTATATAGTAACAAAAGACTAATGGAAGCTGCTGAAGCCAGAGGTCACGAAATAGTGTTTTTAAATGTGGAGCAAGTTTATATGAAGCTTGATGCACATTCACCGGAAATAAGATATCGTGGCGGTAGTATTCTCAAAGATTTCGATGCTGTAATACCTAGAATAAAACCTGCCGTTACTTTTTATGGTTGTGCATTAATTCGTCAATTTAAAAATTTAGGGGCATATTGCCAAAATTCAGCCGAAGCCATTTCGCAATCTAGAGATAAACTTTTTGCCTCTCAACTATTTTCTAATAACGATATCCATATCCCTATTACCGGTTTTGCTAAATCTCCGATGGATACCAAAGACCTTATTAAAATGGTTAACGGTGCACCATTAATTATAAAATTATTAGAGAGCACACAAGGTAAAGGTGTTGTGTTGGCAGAAACGAACAAGGCGGCAGAAAGTGTTATTAATGCTTTTAAGAGCGTTAACACTAATATTTTGGTGCAAGAGTTTATTAAAGAGGCAAACGGGCAAGATATTCGTTGCTTTGTAGTAAATGGCAAAGTTGTAGCTAGTATGCAAAGGCAAGCGCAAAAAGGAGAATTTAGAGCTAATATTCACCAAGGGGGTATTGCATCTATTATTAAAATTACCCCTGAAGAAAAGAAATTGGCACTAAAAGCGGCAAAAGTATTAAACTTAGCTGTTGCCGGGGTAGATATTATACGCTCTAATAAAGGCCCATTGTTACTTGAGGTGAACTCTTCTCCGGGACTAGAAGGTATTGAAAATGCTACAGGAAAAGATATCGCAAATGCTATGATAATGGCAATTGAAAAACGCTTGAAATTTCAATAA
- a CDS encoding NAD-dependent epimerase/dehydratase family protein produces the protein MPKYILIIGACGQIGTELTLALREKYGSNHVIASDIREGNDELMLSGPFEILDATNYDALEEVIAYYDISEIYLMAAMLSATAEKFPMRAWNLNMNTLFNVLNLAKEKKINKVFWPSSIAVFGPNTPKEDTPQNTIMEPSTVYGISKQSGERWCEYYFNKFNVDVRSIRYPGLISWKTMPGGGTTDYAVEIYHKALAEGSYTCFLGEDTKLPMMFMDDAIRATLQIMEAPETNIKERSAYNLAAMSFTPKELAESITAVMPEFKINYEPDSRQQIANSWPNSIDDSIAQRDWNWKAEFDLSKTTATMLENLKNKV, from the coding sequence ATGCCAAAATATATATTGATAATTGGAGCTTGCGGTCAAATTGGTACAGAACTAACTTTAGCACTTCGAGAAAAATACGGAAGCAACCATGTTATTGCTAGTGATATTAGAGAAGGAAACGATGAATTAATGCTTTCTGGACCATTTGAAATATTAGACGCTACCAATTATGATGCTCTTGAAGAAGTTATTGCCTACTATGATATTAGCGAAATATATTTAATGGCTGCCATGCTAAGTGCTACGGCAGAGAAATTTCCTATGCGCGCATGGAACCTTAACATGAACACCTTATTCAATGTTTTAAATTTAGCGAAAGAGAAAAAAATAAACAAGGTTTTCTGGCCGTCTAGCATCGCCGTTTTTGGTCCAAATACTCCTAAGGAAGATACACCACAAAACACTATAATGGAACCTAGTACGGTTTATGGTATTAGTAAACAATCTGGCGAACGTTGGTGCGAATATTATTTTAATAAATTTAATGTTGATGTAAGAAGTATTCGTTATCCAGGACTCATAAGCTGGAAAACCATGCCAGGCGGAGGAACAACAGATTATGCGGTTGAAATTTATCACAAAGCTTTAGCTGAAGGCTCCTACACTTGTTTTCTAGGGGAAGATACAAAATTGCCCATGATGTTCATGGATGATGCCATACGTGCCACTTTGCAAATTATGGAAGCTCCAGAAACAAATATAAAAGAACGTTCTGCTTATAATTTAGCGGCAATGAGTTTTACTCCTAAAGAATTAGCAGAAAGTATAACTGCGGTTATGCCTGAGTTTAAAATTAACTACGAACCGGATAGCCGGCAACAAATTGCCAATTCTTGGCCAAATAGTATCGATGACAGCATTGCGCAAAGGGATTGGAACTGGAAGGCAGAATTTGACCTTTCCAAAACTACGGCAACTATGTTGGAAAATTTGAAGAACAAGGTTTAG
- a CDS encoding nuclear transport factor 2 family protein, producing MKTINILFLLIGTLLFGQSSDKILIAKSIDKWHAAAGSADFDTYFDLMTNDAVFIGTDATENWQRQEFIDYAKPHFDKGKAWNFTAVERNIYVNESANLAWFDELLDTQMKICRGSGVLKKIDGKWKIAHYVLSIAVPNENVDELVKIKGKQDSLLLKQLKLK from the coding sequence ATGAAGACAATTAATATATTGTTTTTGCTTATCGGAACACTACTTTTTGGACAGAGTAGCGATAAAATTTTAATTGCTAAATCTATAGATAAATGGCATGCTGCAGCTGGGTCAGCTGATTTTGACACCTATTTTGACCTAATGACCAACGATGCCGTGTTTATTGGTACAGATGCAACTGAAAATTGGCAACGCCAGGAATTTATAGACTATGCTAAGCCTCATTTCGATAAAGGTAAGGCATGGAATTTTACTGCCGTGGAAAGAAATATCTATGTTAACGAGAGTGCAAATTTGGCTTGGTTCGATGAGCTTTTAGATACCCAAATGAAAATATGTAGAGGGTCTGGTGTTTTAAAGAAAATCGACGGAAAATGGAAAATAGCACATTATGTACTTTCAATAGCTGTGCCAAATGAAAATGTAGATGAACTTGTGAAAATCAAAGGTAAACAAGATAGTCTTTTGCTAAAACAATTGAAATTGAAATAA
- a CDS encoding SDR family oxidoreductase encodes MNKKIGIIGCGWLGLPLAENLISEGYFVKGTTTSKEKLTLLEEKGITPFQISLSEEGIHGNIEAFLEGVTILIVNIPPKLRGNGPKESYISKIKLLHTAINKSQVINIIFVSSTAVYGEAEGIVTEKTIPIPTTESGKQLLQCEDLFKNDAKLETTIIRFGGLIGPNRHPITMLAGKENMKGGHAPVNLIHLDDCIGIILAIINHEYWNEVLNAVYPEHPTKKEYYTKLALDKGLTPPTYQSDDTKTYKLINSCKFFLIKDYTFFTSIY; translated from the coding sequence TTGAATAAAAAAATTGGAATTATTGGTTGCGGATGGCTAGGGCTACCATTAGCAGAAAATCTTATTAGTGAAGGATATTTTGTTAAAGGAACTACTACCTCTAAAGAAAAGCTTACGCTATTGGAAGAGAAAGGAATTACCCCATTCCAGATTTCGTTGTCTGAAGAAGGTATTCATGGTAATATTGAAGCGTTTCTCGAAGGTGTAACAATATTGATTGTAAATATTCCGCCAAAATTACGAGGTAATGGGCCTAAAGAGAGTTACATATCAAAAATCAAATTATTACATACGGCAATTAATAAATCACAAGTAATCAATATAATTTTTGTCAGCAGCACTGCGGTATATGGAGAGGCAGAAGGAATTGTTACCGAAAAAACTATACCTATACCTACTACAGAATCGGGTAAACAATTACTGCAATGCGAAGATCTTTTTAAAAACGATGCTAAACTAGAAACGACCATTATTCGTTTTGGTGGTTTAATTGGGCCGAATAGGCATCCTATTACCATGTTAGCTGGAAAAGAAAATATGAAAGGAGGACATGCGCCAGTAAATCTTATTCATTTAGATGATTGCATTGGTATAATACTAGCTATTATAAACCATGAGTATTGGAATGAAGTATTAAATGCCGTATATCCAGAACACCCAACTAAAAAAGAATACTACACAAAACTAGCATTAGATAAAGGTTTAACACCACCTACTTATCAATCAGATGATACAAAAACATACAAATTAATTAATTCTTGTAAGTTTTTTCTTATTAAAGATTACACATTTTTCACATCAATATATTGA
- a CDS encoding M28 family peptidase: protein MKKTPTILTLLLIILAIYWSFRVLLPQYSPDDSISETEFSTDRALKHVKELSKEPHGVGFAGHSQVRAYISSELEQLGLETTLQEGYTAGDWGNLSKAENILARIKGSENGKALLLLSHYDSSPHSSMGASDAASGVATILEGIRAFLKTNKNPKNDIIIFISDAEELGLNGADLFVDQHEWLRDVGLVLNFEARGSGGPSYMLMETNRGNSRLISEFIKANPEFPVANSLAYSIYKMLPNDTDLTVFREDGDVEGFNFAFIDDHFDYHTANDNYERLDRNTLAHQGSYLMPLLHHFSTIDLNNLKSLNDNVYFNVPFFKMVSYPFEWIMPMLLLAIIFFIILLVSGFRKKVLNGKDVLKGFIPVIFSLIINGIVGYYSWSILKWLYPSYNDILHGFTYNGHAYIMAFALFSIGICFYAYHRFKVVKTANLLIAPLFLWLLLCGLLAIYLKGAAFFIVPVFSFLVGLYVHINQKNPNPFLLTFLGIPALFILSPFVKMFPVGLGLKMMIATTLLTTLIFFLLLPLFTKYRQKAALSFLSFILFAGFIVSAHTNSNFTNESPKPTSLLYVLNADDNTAVWATYEHEPSNWTTQFIPDKKDVDNTLTNTTISSKYASNFTYTNVAPIKKVATPNMETQLDTVIGTNRHLRICITPNRPINRLEVFTNEVDILKANVNGIELSEHFLKNRGNGKLITHYISDMDYTELNIEVPADGKLELTVYEASNDLLNNDLFTVPQRKENQIPMPFVLNDAILTIQKIKFE from the coding sequence ATGAAAAAGACACCAACCATTTTAACTTTACTCTTAATTATTCTTGCTATTTATTGGAGTTTTCGTGTGCTATTACCCCAATATAGTCCTGATGATTCAATTTCGGAAACAGAATTTTCTACCGATAGAGCTCTTAAACATGTAAAAGAACTTTCTAAAGAACCACATGGCGTTGGCTTTGCTGGTCATAGCCAAGTTCGTGCATATATATCTTCCGAACTTGAACAATTAGGCCTAGAAACTACATTACAAGAAGGGTATACCGCAGGTGATTGGGGTAATTTAAGTAAGGCAGAGAATATTCTTGCCCGTATTAAAGGCAGTGAAAATGGCAAAGCATTATTATTATTAAGTCATTATGATAGTAGCCCACACTCCTCTATGGGTGCAAGTGATGCTGCGAGCGGTGTAGCCACTATACTAGAAGGAATTAGGGCATTCTTGAAAACAAATAAAAACCCAAAAAATGACATTATTATTTTTATTTCCGATGCTGAAGAATTAGGACTTAACGGGGCAGATTTATTCGTAGACCAGCACGAGTGGTTAAGAGATGTAGGGCTCGTTTTAAATTTTGAAGCACGTGGTAGTGGTGGCCCAAGCTACATGCTCATGGAAACCAATAGGGGAAATAGTCGTTTAATCAGCGAGTTCATAAAGGCAAATCCAGAATTTCCTGTTGCAAACTCTCTTGCTTACAGCATCTATAAAATGCTGCCCAATGATACTGATTTAACTGTTTTTAGAGAAGATGGGGATGTAGAAGGATTCAACTTTGCTTTTATAGATGACCATTTTGACTACCATACAGCTAATGACAATTATGAGCGTTTAGATAGGAATACCCTAGCACACCAAGGAAGTTACCTAATGCCATTATTACATCATTTTAGTACTATTGATTTAAATAATTTAAAAAGCTTAAATGACAATGTATATTTTAATGTTCCTTTTTTCAAAATGGTCTCCTACCCTTTTGAATGGATTATGCCAATGTTACTTTTAGCAATTATATTCTTTATTATTCTATTAGTAAGCGGATTTAGAAAGAAGGTATTAAATGGCAAAGATGTTTTAAAAGGTTTTATCCCTGTTATATTCTCTTTAATTATAAATGGGATAGTCGGTTATTATAGTTGGTCCATACTTAAATGGTTATATCCAAGTTATAACGACATTTTACATGGGTTTACATACAACGGCCATGCTTATATTATGGCATTTGCACTTTTCTCAATAGGTATTTGCTTTTATGCTTACCACAGATTCAAAGTTGTAAAAACAGCCAATTTATTAATTGCCCCACTATTTTTATGGCTACTATTATGTGGATTATTAGCTATATATTTAAAAGGAGCTGCTTTCTTTATAGTTCCTGTTTTTAGTTTTTTAGTAGGCTTATATGTACATATAAATCAGAAAAACCCAAATCCGTTTTTATTGACATTTTTAGGTATTCCTGCATTATTTATTTTATCACCATTCGTTAAAATGTTTCCTGTTGGTCTTGGTTTAAAAATGATGATAGCTACCACTTTGTTAACTACCTTAATTTTCTTTTTACTACTGCCCTTGTTCACGAAATACAGACAAAAAGCGGCGTTATCATTTCTTAGCTTTATACTTTTTGCAGGTTTTATAGTTTCAGCACACACGAATTCTAATTTCACGAATGAAAGTCCAAAACCAACAAGTTTATTATATGTATTAAATGCGGATGACAATACAGCAGTGTGGGCAACTTACGAACATGAGCCATCTAACTGGACTACTCAATTTATACCCGACAAAAAAGATGTGGACAATACATTAACCAATACTACTATTAGTAGTAAATATGCCTCTAATTTTACGTATACCAATGTTGCTCCCATTAAGAAAGTAGCCACTCCGAATATGGAAACACAATTAGATACAGTTATAGGTACAAACAGACATTTGCGCATTTGTATAACCCCAAACAGACCTATTAACAGATTAGAAGTTTTTACCAACGAGGTTGATATTTTAAAAGCTAATGTTAATGGCATTGAGCTCTCTGAGCACTTTTTAAAAAATAGAGGCAATGGTAAATTGATTACTCATTATATAAGCGATATGGACTATACAGAGTTGAATATAGAAGTGCCCGCAGATGGCAAATTAGAATTAACTGTTTATGAAGCCTCAAACGATTTATTAAATAATGACTTGTTTACAGTGCCGCAAAGAAAAGAAAACCAAATACCAATGCCGTTTGTTCTAAACGACGCCATATTAACAATACAAAAAATTAAATTTGAATAA
- a CDS encoding CBS domain-containing protein — protein sequence MGIKSFQGVRKVLKKEFEAPILVADYMTTKLITFSPDDSILAVMEQFAKHHISGGPVLDSSGFLVGIISEADCMKQISESRYFNQPILDKSVENFMTKSVETIPHDISIFDAAGIFAQHNRRRLPVMKDGLLVGQISRKDIVIAALKLSGHNWK from the coding sequence ATGGGAATCAAGAGCTTTCAAGGCGTTCGAAAGGTATTAAAAAAAGAATTTGAAGCCCCAATTTTGGTCGCTGATTATATGACTACTAAGTTAATCACTTTTTCGCCAGATGATTCAATTTTGGCGGTAATGGAGCAATTTGCTAAACATCATATTTCTGGTGGTCCTGTTTTAGATAGTAGTGGGTTTTTAGTAGGGATCATTTCTGAAGCGGATTGTATGAAGCAAATTTCTGAAAGCCGCTATTTTAATCAGCCTATTTTAGACAAAAGTGTTGAAAATTTCATGACAAAGTCTGTAGAGACAATCCCTCACGATATATCAATTTTTGATGCGGCAGGTATATTTGCCCAACACAACAGAAGAAGATTACCGGTAATGAAAGATGGCCTTTTAGTAGGTCAAATAAGTAGAAAAGATATAGTTATTGCCGCACTTAAACTTAGCGGCCATAATTGGAAATAG
- a CDS encoding DUF6265 family protein: MKILIYFLLSATCLLNAQNTISYKEGMKSPDATLNNIEWLTGHWKGEAFGGIAEEIWSPPLGGVMMFSFRLVADDAISFYEFGHIRETEDTLILQLKHFNGDLSGWEEKDETIDFKLVKLEENRLYFNDFTIERISDKEINMYVEIGEEDGSSNEVKFNYHRQ; encoded by the coding sequence ATGAAAATTTTGATTTATTTCTTACTTTCTGCAACTTGTTTGCTAAACGCACAAAATACAATCTCTTATAAGGAAGGTATGAAGAGTCCAGATGCAACTCTAAATAACATTGAGTGGCTAACTGGCCATTGGAAAGGCGAGGCCTTTGGTGGAATAGCAGAAGAAATATGGAGTCCACCATTAGGAGGGGTAATGATGTTTTCTTTTAGATTAGTTGCAGATGATGCCATTAGTTTTTATGAATTTGGGCATATTCGAGAAACAGAGGACACCTTAATTCTACAGCTAAAACATTTTAATGGTGATTTAAGTGGTTGGGAAGAAAAAGATGAAACCATAGATTTTAAATTAGTAAAATTAGAAGAAAACCGACTATACTTTAATGATTTTACCATTGAACGCATTTCAGATAAGGAAATTAACATGTATGTAGAAATTGGTGAAGAAGATGGTAGCTCTAATGAAGTAAAATTTAACTACCATAGACAATAG
- the gloA2 gene encoding SMU1112c/YaeR family gloxylase I-like metalloprotein, producing MNKVHHTAIICSNYEISKQFYINVLGLEIIREVYRKERQSYKLDLALNGNYIIELFSFPNPPYRPSRPEACGLRHIAFEVEDLESIITHCKNNNVIAEPIRLDEFTNKRFTFIADPDNLPIEFYEK from the coding sequence ATGAACAAAGTACACCATACCGCCATAATTTGCTCTAATTATGAGATTTCCAAGCAATTTTATATTAATGTTTTAGGCTTAGAAATTATTCGTGAAGTATATAGAAAAGAGCGGCAATCTTACAAATTAGATTTGGCTTTGAATGGCAACTATATTATTGAATTATTTTCTTTTCCAAATCCGCCTTATAGACCTTCTAGACCAGAGGCATGCGGATTACGACATATAGCTTTTGAAGTAGAGGATTTGGAGTCCATCATCACCCATTGTAAAAACAACAATGTTATTGCAGAACCTATAAGACTAGATGAGTTTACTAATAAGCGATTTACTTTTATTGCCGACCCAGACAACCTACCGATTGAATTCTACGAAAAATAA
- a CDS encoding DUF6500 family protein → MNKEIKSKIIQVCNAKIAAKGENVGLSFYAFFKNKNDNPELLMKVAHWWILEHRLDHFEKAVKIKTMVISLK, encoded by the coding sequence ATGAACAAGGAAATAAAATCAAAGATTATACAAGTTTGTAATGCTAAAATTGCAGCTAAAGGAGAAAATGTAGGATTATCGTTCTATGCCTTTTTCAAAAACAAAAATGACAATCCGGAACTATTAATGAAAGTGGCGCATTGGTGGATTTTAGAACATAGATTAGATCATTTTGAAAAAGCGGTGAAGATTAAAACAATGGTAATATCCTTAAAATAG
- a CDS encoding DUF4177 domain-containing protein yields MYEYHYVKIGLGGFFTSKPNSNNHEIIASKAKEGGRFVQIFAPASTGYGDASYFELIFEKKME; encoded by the coding sequence ATGTATGAATATCATTATGTAAAAATAGGCTTAGGAGGTTTTTTTACTTCAAAACCAAATTCAAACAACCATGAAATAATAGCATCCAAAGCAAAAGAAGGAGGGCGTTTTGTTCAAATATTTGCACCTGCATCAACTGGTTATGGCGATGCTTCTTATTTTGAGTTGATATTTGAAAAAAAGATGGAATAA
- a CDS encoding pentapeptide repeat-containing protein, with product MKKLIIDQNFKGENYTTTRLPRAEYENCIFESCDFSEGYLDNQIFLECEFMDCNLSNANIVNTTFKEVKFSHCKLMGLAFNTCHSFLMDLFFYNCNLSFAIFTDLKLTGQQFMSCKLNEAEFSNTDLSKAKFDECDLERAIFGRSNLQKTDFSTAINFSIDPENNSINGAIFTKDNLTGLLQKHKLKILK from the coding sequence GTGAAAAAATTAATAATAGACCAAAACTTTAAAGGAGAAAACTATACCACCACCAGATTACCAAGGGCGGAATATGAGAATTGCATTTTTGAAAGTTGCGATTTTTCTGAGGGATATTTGGATAACCAAATTTTTTTAGAGTGTGAATTTATGGATTGCAATCTGAGTAATGCTAACATAGTAAACACCACTTTTAAAGAGGTAAAATTTTCGCACTGTAAACTCATGGGACTTGCTTTTAATACCTGTCATTCTTTTTTGATGGATTTATTTTTTTATAACTGTAATCTAAGTTTCGCAATCTTTACAGACTTAAAATTAACTGGCCAACAATTTATGTCCTGCAAATTAAATGAAGCCGAGTTTTCTAATACGGACTTAAGTAAAGCAAAATTTGATGAATGCGACCTAGAAAGAGCCATTTTTGGAAGATCAAATTTGCAAAAAACAGATTTTAGTACCGCAATAAATTTTAGTATCGACCCTGAAAATAATTCAATTAACGGTGCCATATTTACAAAAGACAATCTTACGGGACTATTGCAGAAACATAAACTTAAGATTTTGAAATAA